The Oryzias latipes chromosome 1, ASM223467v1 genome contains a region encoding:
- the LOC101156712 gene encoding uncharacterized protein LOC101156712 has translation MKTDTSNKIRFLHKVPPSHETYCVMKLHSFFLLIYLGTFCVGSAAFRNTTCARRDMCDPEPDATSHFLQCAGLPPTDTGRDHMHRLKRILEGTMDIYTFMKSSLNGVPLLSLEGELELNGRADPLQNEALVQMWLEIKMKPLLKSITKHFLSCLSTKNFSCSTYQTVVKEFSQHYSEMNPAQQKWIYTFFMYPFLSGDGIYGCADTEESSEEWLMKNFGAFRAMARMKDFSALNMVFSGVEVLHLLSPAQKAELLMRPEVERFENGTLSLIFHSLLTGGSDSTPTARPGGDQSWTTPAESSTLPSYSTQPAHQSHHLSPREKLRKILNGVMTAVKPIGSFVHDFMSFTRQRNVSDLRSTTMTQFLLNWTLAELADMYHPKDKVPKEPQFDVTNVGDWYQQVVIPLLQRFITNNEILEHQSIKLAFHQLFYLDNPAGNEFSENPEIEDVCSITLDKTHCGLTDAVENVAHVLHCAARTNLTLNEETIMRLILELTKRLNLLIKELFNTNFKEVSSEIKEIFGEGEAPSLTQEHLNDPNFIQLWFQIKLLPLLPDVHPDLLSCLSTKNFSCPVYQSLVSALGESMSFMDADPIYSQNIYKYFIYSFLQQHNFSESHCSANNSAEWLEKNVGFFSKFASIIDFYELNPNFYGLEALHLLTPNQTAEMLLLPLRTPPEKDVVINYVLNYLIESPEDRKFLEVMYFVIQLAQKINPPCSIYTLLADQLYNVIPSLSPDLEPVVWALINDLINIVPEDCKTKDMMCPQTHVNGTDICKDIDSSDLEFYISMSTNVPCNFTLEKYACAQLENFAANQLASLLRCDLPRNSSRSRVLWKLLLTKLSNVLDPALDLLAGMSMVSPSAPEILDVIGEMRLFLLTNEQLMDSNVIKLWFSERLSGFLPSASEMFLLCLSSRNLSCQSYHQIVQVFSRQFRDMTFQQQQTVLRDFILRFLSEPHTGPGCVSTSNSSAQWLTDNLGSFSELLSVSKMFDLNPQFNPIEALSVLSPKQSAELLVLKYPTLPNTDVIINKLFDYFTESPRERKFTEFLSFLVVFLEMGNVSCPSYKTLFTRLDNTSTTSFLDIASSIMDTKLALTNYIPAGCIIYTGQCNVTMVNEADSCYGVNSTELQLQLDSGKMNGRFCDFPVEEFACASLSALRAEDLAAVMKCGPSSSLNESKPVWKLLLVKSTRVLDEALDLLANTTFDPSSPSVSVILDSIREIRLDLFSTDALNNPFMLQLWFNRRLHPFLPAVSTDFLSCLATKELQCSSYQFILKSLSQVWEKMTFENRSSVYTNLIKIFLSRNDTAGCVSASNSSAQWLRDNLGSFSELLSVTEMFDLNPQFNPIEALSVLSPKQSAELLVLKYPTLPNTDVIINKLFDYFTESPRERKFTEFLSFLVVFLEMGDLSCSSYKTLFSRLDDAAATGFLDVSSAITNNKYELSKNIPSGCAIYSGECNAITANQSDICNGVNSTELQLQLSSGKMSGHFCDFSVEEIACASLSALTAQDLAEIMRCDRSSSSSGSNEVWKLLLSEASGVLDEALDLLANSKINPNSPSASMILDSIQEIRLNLLSRNTLNDPSTLQLWFNSRLRPFLPAVSSYFLSCLAAKDLQCSSYQYILKILSQVQPQMSLSKQGPVYTHFIKIYLSRNNTADPGCISNITSSTQWLQNNVGGFSVLLSIKNIKELYPQFSAMEALSVLSVRQLAEVASTPGQLISADQVTKLMSYVPDQQLASFFDNFSPTILGQENTLPSAVRSAMLQVVFDRANLSSPSVSDAVVSLWLQDRLRPLLVNMAPYHVAPYFNILAGRNCSIEQQGVKLLNLTISSLSNDTQTGVQNQIIQSLKGPSPLRCYGDNYSYSFYSFLRSSFLGFQFPNLTTFLSLIPPDRNQQLINSMPPSDLGDFLRHTNVVGQESQLCQLYSSYLQIPVFLETESLPEQVRQRTLPCVWPIALRSSSRSEVNAWFDRGLPNYLVFLTKTQISQITSINASCLAFQKIVSALGSYNYSVTDFTNQDVYNTIKVYLSSGTVPRCYSSNNPELNSTAWFAEYIGSFITFLTVADFQSLGSDQDLQLFTVNPQNLALLNQSYVDLNLMSYYIQLVYQQDINFSPLLLPSLGQCFAPGSVFTQLTPQESIAVLENVNRVCTDLDPQISAALASNFGENIDATVISAMGNQSISMSIGQIRTIKALDLLKSLSILSSVIGWREGQAKLIIEILMTSGVLKVNGSSSLATLGSLVMGLPSSFFSSISGSELITASKNPSTLMYLMSAPQIVLQAFIAQIVSLDTNSVKIIENVPDELATEIPRVYLQQFTSDSSTIFRLNKKTWKRQQVELFFDLIAAESSTAILGGPNNLSSTVLQGFTCTGVGLFGKGQINKLVKACRRKGTKKVSLVETQLTCMYNHIRGESDVTSFSLYPPNVLLYYDYSLVPQSSCRSYFEELADADFSVFSSVLSYKQTALFNNARSCLGITNTSLNADQVSVLGNMCCMLDGSYIQNSDPSILEKLKNCPDLTDAQATAIVTLLTNGNTKYGAPSSWNGQTLKDLGMLPLYLPSTFYNNFDKKTKRSFLKYFLNVLKTNSVSRQKRRNVKAKIRKSIQSKSKRAADCTVGTISQVTISDPTFPFDYDVNQFNSCLTAKTVKDNFDSITAKVDEVEYLQIVLQKLQEAYNSTVPEDQVQALGPASRVATTADISSWTITQVDTLSSLMNSSNGDWDSNLAKAIISKYLAVTGNTLGRAELNAIGGSNLCSLDVSVIKTISKQSLKEADALNVTSCTTEKKQELFNIATQSFRSITRTSPSYLLAQPYLGGANITYIRSLVTSNVNMDLATFSNLNQNVVLSLTVSEVKNLLGTNLPDLKSYENQPLVQTWIRSQLQSELDTLGLNLSGGRADPVTNTTSLTATTTTTTTTKTTGTTTRTTSSTTKGSGVRFQADAGFSFLICLALFITSQLITI, from the exons ATGAAGACTGACACTTCAAACAAAATTCG CTTTCTTCACAAAGTCCCCCCGTCCCATGAGACTTACTGCGTTATGAAATTACACTCTTTTTTCCTGCTGATTTACTTGGGGACCTTCtgtg TGGGATCAGCTGCCTTTAG AAATACAACATGTGCAAGAAGAGATATGTGCGATCCG GAGCCGGATGCAACATCTCATTTCCTGCAATGTGCCGGGCTGCCTCCAACAGACACCGGCAGAGACCACATGCACCGGCTAAAAAGAATCCTTGAAGGCACCATGGACATTTACACTTTCATG AAATCCAGCTTAAATGGTGTGCCATTGCTGTCTCTGGAAGGAGAACTGGAGTTAAACGGGAGAGCAGATCCACTTCAAAATGAAGCCCTGGTCCAAATGTGGCTGGAGATCAAGATGAAACCGCTGCTGAAATCCATAACCAAGCATTTTCTTTCCTGCCTCAGTACCAAGAATTTCAGCTGCTCCACTTACCAGACTGT GGTAAAAGAGTTCAGTCAAcattactcagaaatgaatcCAGCTCAGCAAAAATGGATCTACACATTCTTCATGTATCCATTCCTGTCAGGAGACGGAATTTATG GTTGTGCGGACACAGAAGAAAGCAGTGAGGAGTGGCTGATGAAGAATTTTGGTGCTTTCAGAGCAATGGCCAGAATGAAGGACTTCTCTGCTCTCAACATGGTTTTCAGTGGA GTGGAAGTGCTTCACCTGCTGTCTCCTGCACAGAAAGCAGAGCTACTCATGAGGCCTGAAgtggaacgctttgaaaatggcaCCCTATCCCTGATCTTCCACAGTTTGTTAACAGGAGGCTCTGATTCCACACCCACTGCTCGCCCCGGAGGTGACCAGAGCTGGACAACACCTGCAGAATCATCTACATTACCTTCCTATTCAACACAGCCTGCACATCAGTCTCACCACCTGTCTCCACGTGAAAAGCTCAGAAAG ATCCTGAATGGAGTTATGACAGCTGTCAAACCCATTGGGAGCTTTGTACATGATTTCATGTCCTTCACGCGTCAG AGAAATGTGTCAGACCTAAGAAGCACCACAATGACTCAGTTCCTGCTCAACTGGACTTTGGCTGAACTGGCTGACATGTATCATCCAAAAGACAAAGTTCCAAAAGAACCACAGTTTGATGTGACAAATGTGGGGGATTGGTACCAGCAGGTTGTCATACCGTTGCTTCAGAGGTTTATCACAAATAATGAAATCCTGGAGCATCAAAGCATCAAACTTGCTTTTCACCAACTTTT ctATTTGGACAATCCTGCAGGCAATGAATTCTCTGAAAACCCAGAAATTGAGGATGTCTGTAGCATCACTCTTGATAAGACCCATTGTGGG CTGACTGATGCAGTGGAAAATGTGGCTCATGTTTTGCATTGTGCTGCTCGCACAAACCTGACATTGAATGAGGAAACAATAATGAGACTGATTCTGGAGCTGACCAAACGTCTGAACCTCCTGATCAAGGAACTGTTCAACACT AACTTCAAGGAAGTGTCATCTGAAATAAAGGAGATCTTTGGTGAGGGTGAAGCTCCATCTCTGACCCAGGAGCACCTGAATGACCCCAACTTCATTCAGCTCTGGTTCCAGATTAAGCTGCTGCCCCTCCTGCCTGATGTACACCCAGATCTCTTGTCCTGTCTGAGCACCAAGAACTTCTCCTGTCCTGTTTACCAAAGCCT AGTGTCAGCACTGGGTGAATCCATGAGTTTCATGGATGCCGACCCGATTTACAGTCAGAACATCTATAAATACTTCATCTATTCTTTCCTGCAGCAACACAACTTCTCTG AATCTCATTGTTCAGCCAATAACAGTGCAGAATGGTTGGAAAAGAATGTTGGCTTCTTCTCAAAGTTTGCTTCCATCATTGATTTCTATGAGCTCAACCCTAATTTCTATGGA ttggAAGCTCTTCATCTTCTGACTCCAAACCAGACAGcagagatgctgctgctgcctctgcGTACTCCACCAGAGAAAGATGTTGTCATAAACTATGTGCTTAACTATCTGATTGAGTCACCTGAAGACAGGAAATTTCTGGAAGTTATGTATTTTGTAATCCAACTTGCTCAGAAG ATCAATCCTCCCTGCAGCATCTACACACTTCT TGCGGATCAACTGTACAACGTCATCCCATCTCTGAGTCCAGACTTAGAACCAGTTGTCTGGGCTCTGATAAATGATTTGATCAATATTGTGCCAGAag ACTGCAAGACAAAGGATATGATG TGTCCACAAACACATGTTAACG GCACAGACATTTGCAAAGACATTGACAG CTCTGACCTGGAATTCTACATCAGCATGTCCACCAACGTTCCTTGCAATTTTACTCTGGAGAAATATGCATGTGCACAG TTGGAGAATTTTGCAGCTAATCAGCTGGCTTCCCTCCTGAGATGTGATCTGCCCAGAAACAGCAGCCGCTCCAGAGTGTTGTGGAAATTGCTGCTCACTAAACTCTCCAATGTCTTGGATCCAGCACTGGACCTGTTGGCTGGCATG TCTATGGTCAGTCCATCAGCACCTGAGATTTTGGATGTCATTGGAGAGATGAGGCTCTTCCTGCTAACTAATGAACAGCTGATGGACAGCAATGTGATCAAGTTGTGGTTCTCAGAGCGTTTAAGTGGCTTCCTGCCGTCTGCCTCAGAAATGTTCCTGCTGTGTCTGAGCAGCCGGAACCTCAGCTGTCAGTCGTACCATCAGAT AGTGCAGGTGTTTAGTCGTCAGTTCAGAGACATGACATTCCAACAGCAGCAAACAGTCTTGAGGGATTTTATCCTCCGTTTCCTGTCAGAACCTCACACAG GTCCAGGCTGTGTGTCTACCTCCAACAGCAGTGCACAGTGGCTGACGGACAACCTTGGTTCTTTCTCAGAGCTTCTGTCTGTCAGCAAGATGTTTGATCTGAACCCACAGTTCAATCCT ATAGAGGCTCTGAGTGTCCTGAGTCCAAAGCAGAGTGCAGAGCTGCTGGTGCTGAAATATCCCACTCTGCCAAACACAGACGTCATTATCAACAAGctctttgattatttcactgAGTCTCCAAGAGAGAGGAAGTTTACAGAGTTCCTCTCATTCCTTGTCGTTTTCTTGGAAATG GGAAATGTGTCCTGTCCATCATACAAGACATT GTTCACCAGACTTGACAACACCTCAACCACATCTTTTTTGGACATTGCATCATCCATAATGGACACTAAACTGGCTTTAACCAACTACATTCCAGCTG GTTGCATCATATACACTGGACAG TGCAATGTTACCATGGTCAATG AAGCAGACTCCTGTTATGGAGTCAACAG CACAgagcttcagctccaactgGACAGTGGAAAGATGAATGGACGTTTCTGTGACTTTCCTGTGGAGGAATTTGCTTGTGCCTCt ctctCAGCGTTAAGAGCAGAGGACCTGGCAGCAGTGATGAAGTGTGGTCCATCCTCCAGCTTAAATGAGTCCAAACCTGTCTGGAAACTTCTCCTGGTTAAATCAACCAGAGTGCTGGATGAAGCTCTAGATCTTCTAGCAAACACA accTTTGACCCCAGCAGTCCCTCAGTGTCTGTGATCCTGGACAGCATAAGAGAAATCCGACTGGACCTGTTCAGCACTGACGCCCTGAACAATCCCTTCATGCTGCAGCTGTGGTTCAACAGACGCCTTCATCCATTCTTACCAGCAGTTTCCACTGATTTCCTCTCATGTCTGGCAACAAAAGAACTGCAGTGCAGCTCCTACCAGTTTAT TTTGAAAAGTTTGAGCCAAGTCTGGGAGAAGATGACTTTTGAAAATCGATCATCTGTGTACACAAACTTAATCAAGATTTTCCTGTCCAGGAATGATACAGCAG GCTGTGTGTCTGCCTCCAATAGCAGTGCACAGTGGCTGAGGGACAACCTGGGTTCTTTCTCAGAGCTTCTGTCTGTCACCGAGATGTTTGATCTGAACCCACAGTTCAATCCT ATAGAGGCTCTGAGTGTCCTGAGTCCAAAGCAGAGTGCAGAGCTGCTGGTGCTGAAATATCCCACTCTGCCAAACACAGACGTCATTATCAACAAGctctttgattatttcactgAGTCTCCAAGAGAGAGGAAGTTTACAGAGTTCCTGTCATTCCTTGTCGTGTTCCTGGAAATG ggaGATCTGTCCTGCTCTTCATACAAAACCCT GTTCAGTAGACTTGACGATGCAGCAGCCACAGGTTTTCTTGATGTTTCCTCAGCCATCACAAACAACAAATATGAACTTTCCAAGAATATACCATCTG GTTGTGCCATTTACAGTGGAGAG TGCAACGCCATCACAGCAAATC AGTCAGATATTTGCAATGGAGTGAATAG CACAGAGCTTCAGCTTCAACTCAGCAGTGGAAAGATGAGCGGACATTTCTGTGACTTCTCTGTGGAGGAGATTGCTTGTGCCTCt ctTTCCGCATTGACAGCACAAGATCTGGCAGAGATAATGAGGTGTGATCGATCATCCAGTTCAAGTGGGTCCAATGAAGTCTGGAAGCTTCTTCTCTCTGAAGCTTCTGGGGTGCTGGATGAAGCTTTGGATCTTCTGGCCAACTCA AAAATCAACCCCAATAGCCCTTCGGCTTCCATGATTCTGGACAGTATTCAAGAAATCAGACTGAATCTATTGAGCCGCAACACTCTGAATGATCCGTCCACGCTCCAGTTGTGGTTCAACAGTCGACTTCGTCCGTTCTTGCCTGCTGTTTCCAGTTACTTCCTCTCATGTCTGGCAGCTAAAGATTTGCAGTGCAGCTCCTACCAATATAT tTTGAAGATTCTAAGTCAAGTTCAGCCTCAGATGAGTCTTTCTAAACAAGGACCTGTGTACACACACTTCATCAAGATTTACCTGAGTAGGAACAACACTGCAG ATCCTGGCTGTATCTCCAATATCACCAGCAGCACACAGTGGCTCCAGAACAATGTTGGGGGATTTTCTGTTCTCCTTTCTATAAAGAACATCAAAGAGCTCTACCCACAATTTTCTGCG ATGGAAGCCCTGTCAGTGCTGTCAGTCAGACAGCTTGCAGAGGTAGCTTCCACACCCGGCCAGCTCATATCTGCTGACCAGGTCACCAAGCTGATGAGTTATGTCCCTGACCAACAATTGGCCTCCTTCTTTGATAATTTTTCACCTACTATCTTG GGTCAAGAAAACacactgccctctgctgtgAGGTCAGCCATGTTGCAGGTTGTGTTTGATCGCGCAAACCTCTCCAGTCCGTCAGTCAGTGATGCAGTCGTGTCACTGTGGCTCCAAGATCGACTCCGCCCCCTGCTGGTAAACATGGCTCCATACCATGTTGCCCCATACTTTAATATACTGGCAGGAAGAAACTGCAGCATTGAGCAGCAAGG TGTAAAACTTCTCAATTTAACCATCTCATCCCTGAGCAATGACACACAGACAGGAGTTCAAAACCAAATCATTCAGTCTCTTAAAG GTCCATCACCTCTCCGTTGCTATGGGGACAACTACAGCTACAGCTTCTACAGTTTCCTGAGGAGCTCATTCTTGGGATTCCAGTTCCCCAACCTGACCACCTTCTTGTCCCTCATTCCTCCAGACAGAAACCAACAG CTGATAAACTCCATGCCTCCATCAGATCTTGGGGATTTCTTGCGTCACACAAATGTTGTTGGACAAGAATCACAGCTTTGTCAGCTTTACAGCAGCTACCTCCAGATACCAGTGTTTCTAGAAACT GAGTCTCTGCCAGAGCAGGTGAGACAGAGAACTCTGCCTTGCGTTTGGCCCATTGCTCTCAGGAGCTCcagcaggtcagaggtcaacgcCTGGTTTGATCGAGGTCTCCCCAACTACTTGGTCTTCCTCACAAAGACTCAGATCAGCCAAATCACCTCAATCAACGCCTCATGTTTGGCCTTCCAGAAgat tgtttctgcTCTTGGTTCCTACAACTACTCTGTTACTGACTTCACCAACCAAGATGTGTACAACACCATCAAGGTTTATCTGTCATCAG GGACAGTGCCAAGGTGCTACAGCAGCAACAACCCAGAACTGAACTCCACAGCTTGGTTTGCAGAGTACATCGGCTCTTTCATAACTTTTCTCACTGTTGCAGATTTTCAATCACTGGGATCTGATCAg GACCTGCAGCTGTTCACAGTGAATCCTCAGAATCTTGCGCTCCTCAATCAGTCTTACGTGGATCTGAATCTCATGAGCTACTACATTCAGTTAGTTTATCAGCAAGACATCAACTTCAGTCCACTTCT CCTTCCTTCATTGGGTCAGTGCTTTGCTCCTGGCTCTGTGTTCACCCAGCTGACTCCACAAGAAAGTATTGCAGTTTTAGAAAATGTCAACAGGGTCTGTACAGACCTAGATCCACAG ATCTCTGCTGCTTTGGCAAGTAATTTTGGTGAGAATATTGATGCAACAGTTATTTCTGCCATGGGTAATCAAAGCATCAGTATGTCCATAGGCCAGATAAGAACCATAAAAGCCTTAGATCTGCTAAAATCACTCAGCATTCTCAGCTCTGTGATTGGTTGGCGAGAAGGACAAGCTAAGCTCATTATTGAGATTTTGATGACTTCAGGCGTGTTGAag GTTAACGGCTCATCATCGCTGGCAACCCTAGGCTCTCTTGTCATGGGTTTGCCGTCCAGCTTTTTCAGTAGCATCAGTGGATCTGAGCTGATAACTGCATCCAAAAACCCATCAACCTTGATGTACCTGATGTCTGCTCCACAGATTGTTCTGCAAGCTTTTATTGCACAG ATTGTATCTCTGGACACCAACAGTGTGAAAATCATAGAGAATGTTCCAGATGAATTGGCCACTGAGATTCCTCGAGTTTACCTGCAGCAGTTCACAAGTGACAGCAGCACCATCTTCAGACTCAACAAGAAGACATGGAAACGGCAGCAG GTTGAGctgttttttgatttaataGCAGCAGAATCTTCTACTGCCATACTTGGAGGTCCAAACAA CTTGTCCTCCACTGTGCTGCAAGGGTTCACGTGCACAGGAGTGGGGCTATTTGGAAAAGGACAGATCAATAAGTTGGTTAAGGCCTGTAGAAGAAAAGGCACAAAGAAAGTTTCACTGGTTGAGACTCAG CTGACCTGCATGTACAACCATATCAGAGGAGAGTCAGATGTCACCAGCTTTTCCCTCTATCCTCCAAATGTGTTGCTGTACTATGA TTACTCTCTGGTGCCACAGAGCAGCTGCCGGTCATATTTTGAAGAGCTTGCAGATGCAGACTTCTCTGTTTTCTCTTCAGTTCTCAGCTATAAACAGACTGCTCTGTTTAACAATGCAAGGAGCTGCCTG GGAATAACGAACACAAGTTTGAATGCAGATCAAGTATCAGTTTTGGGAAACATGTGCTGCATGCTAGATGGTTCCTACATTCAAAACTCGGACCCATCCATCctggaaaaactcaaaaactgtCCGGATCTCACTGATGCTCAGGCAACTGCAATTGTAACCCTTCTGACCAATGGGAATACCAAATATGG GGCTCCTTCATCATGGAATGGGCAAACTCTTAAAGACCTGGGGATGTTACCTTTGTATTTGCCCTCGACTTTCTACAATAATTTTGACAAA aaaacGAAGCGCAGTTTCTTGAAGTACTTtctgaatgttttaaaaactaaCAGTGTGAGCAGACAGAAGAGGAGAAATGTAAAAGCAAAAATTAGAAAGTCCATACAAAGTAAATCAAAGCGAGCTGCAG ATTGCACAGTAGGGACTATCAGTCAGGTTACAATCAGTGATCCCACTTTCCCCTTTGATTATGATGTGAACCAATTCAACAGCTGCCTGACAGCCAAAACTGTCAAAGACAACTTTGATTCCATCACAGCCAAGGTGGATGAAGTGGAATACCTTCAAATTGTTCTCCAGAAACTGCAAGAG GCTTACAACTCCACTGTCCCTGAAGATCAGGTTCAGGCTTTAGGCCCAGCATCGCGTGTTGCCACTACTGCGGACATCAGCTCATGGACCATCACTCAAGTGGACACACTTTCTTCTTTGATGAACTCATCAAATGGAGATTGGGATTCAAACTTG GCTAAAGCCATCATCTCCAAGTATCTGGCTGTGACAGGAAACACACTTGGCCGAGCAGAGCTAAATGCTATCGGAGGATCTAACCTCTGCTCTCTAGACGTGAGCGTTATCAAGACCATTTCAAAACAAAGCTTAAA AGAAGCTGATGCCCTGAACGTAACCAGCTGCACCACGGAGAAAAAGCAAGAACTTTTTAACATTGCCACTCAATCATTCAGGAGCATTACACGAACATCTCCCTCTTACTTGCTCGCACAACCTTACCTTG GAGGTGCAAATATTACCTACATTAGAAGTTTGGTGACTTCCAATGTTAACATGGACCTGGCTACCTTTTCCAATTTAAATCAGAATGTTGTGCTG AGTTTAACTGTAAGTGAAGTAAAAAATCTACTTGGCACCAATCTGCCAGATTTGAAGTCTTATGAAAACCAACCACTGGTACAAACCTGGATCAGAAGTCAGTTACAGTCAGAGCTAGACACTCTGGGTCTGAATCTGTCTGGAGGCAGAGCTGACCCCGTAACCAACACAACCAGTTTAACAGCAACAACTAcaacgacaacaacaacaaaaacaactggaacaacaacaagaacaacaagTTCTACAACCAAAG GTAGTGGAGTCCGCTTCCAAGCCGACGCTGGATTCTCCTTCCTTATTTGTCTGGCACTCTTCATTACATCTCAGTTGatcacaatataa